CTTGAGTTGTGAGTTATTGATTGATAAAATGAAACTTACGTCCGCACTTGTAACCAACAGGGCGATTAGCGAGGTTGCAACGCTTTGGGATGGTGACAGCAATCTGAGGGTTGACTCCAGCCATTTTAGCTGTGTTTGATAGCAGAACTGCACACAGGCAGCTAGGATTCTGCCCTATTTTCTTCACCTGGGCACAGCAACTCTGAGATACACTAGCATTCTCATCTTGTGCTGCTGAACCACATGGAGCAAGCTTAATAGCCTCATTATCTGGGCTAGTAGATTTTCCACATTCCCCAGCACTATCCACCTTTGCAATACTCACAAGCACCACAAACCCAACAAGGCATGCAAACTTCACAACACCCTCCATTGATATTCTCTATTTCACACTGTCCATCAACCCTTCCATCTCATCGGCTTTTATAGCCCAACATCATCCAAAAAAGTGTTTGCTCTGTCACCATCCTCTGGTTAATGGAGCTTGCACTAGGACATGTGAGACTCTCTTATTGCAGCACTTAGGAACAAAAAGCAGGTGTAAACACCATTTTCCTTCACCCACAACAcaaattctttttgttttcttgttttcagaTGTAGCCATTATCCAGTGTGTGCAAATCAATAGCAGTGTTTGATGCCACCTCATCCTCAATCAATTGCCCAACCAATATACTTTATGGAAACCTGTCACCAACTTTATCTCAACTACCACCGCCCCCTAATACCACACTCTATTCTTGGACTAACATAAAATATACACTCATCTTGTTTCTACCTTAAAGTATATAAACTATTAGAGCTatgattattaatatatattaaataattagataGTTGAGTAAAGTAGGTGAGTGTGtatataaaaacttttatatttgttcaattttttatacCCTTTAATCAAAAGAAATCCATTTAAGAAAAGTTGTGTTAATCTTGTTTAAACTATCATAGGTATGATATATTTATGCTAAACGTATGATTCAATTAGTTAGTTAAATGTAATATTCCAACTTTAACATTCTacgataaaattgataaataaaataagatttaattattCACGAAGTTTTTATTTAGAATGAGAATATCAAATTagtctttttccttttttcatcTCAATTgggtttttattttgtaaaaattacaacaattaCATTCTTGTCATTAAATTGGGTCTACCGGCGTTATAGTTAGGTTGACGTGACATGGTGATGTTGGCTTTAAGTGATGTTACATACCCAATCAACCAATGGGAGGCAGTCACCTCATCAGATCTTGCCACGTCAGCTTCGTCTCTTCCACTAGAAACCCTAattctctttctccttccttgtgCCGCCGTCAATATTCCTTAGGCCAACAACCACCTCACCGAACCAACCTGTCACCACGAGCTCCACCATGTGCCGTCATATAATCCTTCAAGAACCCTAATCGCGAGCTTCCCAAATCCTCCATCTCTAGAAACATACAGCAAATCAGAAACCCAATTAACCCCAATTTCTAGAAACTCTCAAATCAACCATAGCAGCACCACCAATTTCATCATGAACTAGGTCACCGTGATGCAATTAGTTCGCACTAGTAACCATTTCCTCCGTCGCAACAATACCACAACCATGGAAAACAACCCTTTGAGCATCACACAGAGAAACCTAGAAACAGAAGAAAAACCCAATAACGAATAGAACCCACCATCTTTTTCGCAACTGCGA
This sequence is a window from Vigna angularis cultivar LongXiaoDou No.4 chromosome 2, ASM1680809v1, whole genome shotgun sequence. Protein-coding genes within it:
- the LOC108329512 gene encoding non-specific lipid transfer protein GPI-anchored 5-like, which codes for MEGVVKFACLVGFVVLVSIAKVDSAGECGKSTSPDNEAIKLAPCGSAAQDENASVSQSCCAQVKKIGQNPSCLCAVLLSNTAKMAGVNPQIAVTIPKRCNLANRPVGYKCGPYTLP